A region from the Haladaptatus sp. R4 genome encodes:
- a CDS encoding alkaline phosphatase, producing MAGTTAAGGLSALLAKRAIAQPTTPLRDGSADVFSYDAAADADATFPQSVMSGGPTDSGAIVWTRITEEAYREGQSVGVQVASDETFDDLAFEGVVDASAVSATHDYTVKVDLDGELDADRFYYYRFIYDGTASRTGRLRTMASADQHVDDLSFGVVTCQDYQNGYYGAFHHIANESIDYVVHLGDFIYESSDGAYVSPTGEIKPERDFDLPSGASLAESLDDFRFLYKKYKSDPLLQEALERHTLIAGWDDHEIGNNRYWDYATDTPVLPNKDDGSDPSVAMEITASGIQAWIEHMPMRVEYDPSEEDLHEQLRLWRRFEFGDLVDLVITDERLFRDGPPCEDRTLTCTNEDDPDRTMLGSEQKSWFVDSLSESSARWTTWANEVLTMPLTAGEDWYQVEFLEDSWDGFQAERAELMNAVDDASLRNFITLTGDLHCSMAGYQHAGYGEVSWNRDTVGIEFMTPSITSVCAADVVDFPGDWDREALAAIAKAENEHLEYINWYEHGYSVIEFTETDCEFTVYGVDADENSADAEKRTLAQYRVPDGELSLEALSEPQTASRS from the coding sequence GTGGCCGGAACGACCGCGGCCGGTGGGCTTTCCGCGCTTCTCGCCAAGCGAGCTATCGCACAGCCGACGACACCACTTCGAGACGGTTCAGCGGACGTCTTTTCGTACGATGCGGCGGCGGATGCGGACGCGACGTTTCCGCAGTCGGTCATGAGCGGCGGACCGACCGATTCGGGTGCCATCGTCTGGACTCGAATCACCGAGGAAGCGTATCGAGAGGGGCAGTCCGTGGGGGTTCAGGTCGCGAGCGACGAGACGTTCGACGACCTCGCTTTCGAAGGGGTGGTCGACGCGTCGGCGGTGTCGGCAACGCACGATTACACCGTCAAAGTGGACCTCGACGGCGAACTCGACGCCGACCGCTTCTACTACTACAGGTTCATCTACGACGGGACGGCGAGTCGGACGGGACGACTCCGGACGATGGCGAGCGCCGACCAGCACGTCGATGACCTCTCGTTCGGCGTCGTGACCTGTCAGGACTATCAGAACGGCTATTACGGCGCGTTCCACCACATCGCGAACGAATCCATCGACTACGTCGTCCACCTCGGCGATTTCATCTACGAGTCGTCGGACGGCGCGTACGTCTCGCCCACGGGCGAAATCAAACCCGAACGGGATTTCGACCTCCCGAGCGGGGCATCGCTCGCCGAATCCCTCGACGACTTCCGCTTTCTCTACAAGAAATACAAATCCGACCCGCTGTTGCAGGAGGCCCTCGAACGCCACACGCTCATCGCGGGGTGGGACGACCACGAGATCGGAAACAACCGGTACTGGGACTACGCGACGGATACACCCGTCCTCCCGAACAAGGACGACGGGTCGGATCCATCGGTCGCGATGGAGATCACGGCGAGCGGAATCCAAGCGTGGATAGAACACATGCCGATGCGGGTCGAGTACGACCCGTCGGAGGAGGACCTTCACGAACAACTTCGCCTGTGGCGGCGGTTCGAGTTCGGCGACCTCGTGGACCTCGTCATCACCGACGAGCGCCTCTTCCGCGACGGCCCGCCGTGTGAAGACCGAACGCTCACCTGTACCAACGAGGACGACCCGGACCGGACGATGTTGGGGTCCGAGCAGAAATCGTGGTTCGTCGACTCGCTCTCGGAATCGAGCGCCCGCTGGACGACGTGGGCGAACGAAGTACTCACGATGCCGCTGACGGCGGGCGAAGACTGGTATCAAGTGGAATTTCTGGAGGACTCCTGGGACGGGTTCCAGGCCGAGCGTGCGGAACTGATGAACGCCGTCGATGACGCATCCCTCCGGAACTTCATCACCCTCACGGGGGACCTCCACTGCTCGATGGCTGGCTACCAGCACGCGGGGTACGGCGAAGTCTCGTGGAACCGGGATACCGTCGGCATCGAATTCATGACGCCGTCGATTACGAGCGTGTGTGCCGCCGACGTCGTGGACTTCCCGGGAGACTGGGACAGGGAGGCGTTGGCCGCAATTGCGAAAGCGGAGAACGAACATCTCGAATACATCAACTGGTACGAACACGGCTACTCCGTGATCGAGTTCACCGAGACGGATTGTGAGTTCACCGTTTACGGGGTCGATGCGGACGAGAACTCGGCCGACGCCGAGAAACGAACGCTGGCACAGTACCGCGTTCCGGACGGCGAACTGTCGCTCGAAGCGCTGTCGGAACCGCAAACGGCGTCGAGGTCGTAA
- a CDS encoding MBL fold metallo-hydrolase, protein MVHSTWGDWFVRDEVESVDVDGMSIWYLGCNGYIVRTPETTIYLDPYFGDGSPPRTVRMIPIPVDPTAATMCDAVFVTHEHIDHMHPPSYGPLVEDLGAHLYAPDEAFENPAYDGDLRAPDDRRTVVSAGDDISVRDVDVHVRAANDPDSGGPVSYVVEHESGTFFAPGDSRPADAFTDIADEFDIDLGVLAHGTVGNIYHTEDGETYPTDWYNDGEQVSEAVADLELDRFAPVHFDIWKGVEADPKALRESLASYEYPYVFEDVRIGDRLVIDRPGVVPAKALREH, encoded by the coding sequence ATGGTGCATTCGACGTGGGGCGATTGGTTCGTTCGTGACGAAGTCGAGTCGGTTGACGTGGACGGGATGTCGATCTGGTATCTCGGCTGTAACGGGTACATCGTTCGAACACCCGAAACCACCATCTATCTCGACCCGTACTTCGGCGACGGGTCGCCGCCGCGGACGGTGCGGATGATCCCGATACCCGTGGACCCGACGGCCGCGACGATGTGTGATGCGGTATTCGTCACCCACGAGCACATCGACCACATGCATCCACCATCGTACGGCCCGCTCGTGGAAGACCTCGGGGCGCACCTCTACGCGCCGGACGAGGCGTTCGAGAACCCCGCCTACGACGGCGACCTGCGAGCGCCGGACGACCGGCGCACCGTCGTTTCCGCTGGCGACGATATCTCCGTCCGCGACGTCGACGTTCACGTCCGCGCCGCGAACGACCCCGATTCGGGTGGGCCGGTGAGCTACGTCGTCGAACACGAGTCGGGGACGTTCTTCGCGCCGGGCGACTCGCGCCCCGCCGACGCGTTCACCGACATCGCCGACGAGTTCGACATCGACCTCGGCGTGCTCGCCCACGGAACCGTCGGCAACATCTATCACACCGAGGACGGCGAGACGTACCCCACCGACTGGTACAACGACGGCGAACAGGTCTCCGAGGCCGTCGCCGACCTCGAACTCGACCGGTTCGCCCCAGTCCACTTCGACATCTGGAAGGGGGTCGAGGCCGACCCGAAGGCGCTCCGGGAATCGCTCGCCTCCTACGAGTACCCGTACGTCTTCGAGGACGTCCGGATCGGCGACCGACTCGTCATCGACCGGCCCGGCGTCGTTCCGGCGAAGGCGCTTCGGGAGCACTGA
- a CDS encoding HAD hydrolase-like protein — protein sequence MSIPTAFTASLKRRKVENTRLVDGVEGVLDEFAESTRLGIITNGEGDIQREKLATHGIDGYFEHVLISGERETMKPKDEMFEMTKREWVADGYVYVADRSPTTSSREGKRVRHRLGVRRVVADSGPRGAVARRPVRGRRHGRGVPVTERSVRTRGFERLKGNRMRTTMDGTVGSRPTARIADERGGTDTDE from the coding sequence ATGTCGATTCCGACGGCGTTCACCGCCTCGCTCAAGCGTCGGAAGGTGGAAAACACCCGACTCGTGGACGGTGTCGAGGGCGTTCTCGACGAATTCGCGGAATCGACACGTCTCGGCATCATCACGAACGGCGAGGGCGACATCCAGCGCGAGAAGCTAGCGACACACGGTATCGACGGCTACTTCGAGCACGTCCTCATCTCGGGGGAGCGCGAGACGATGAAGCCGAAGGACGAGATGTTCGAGATGACGAAACGAGAGTGGGTGGCGGACGGGTACGTTTACGTCGCGGACCGCTCGCCGACGACATCGTCCCGCGAGGGGAAACGGGTTCGCCACCGTCTGGGTGTCCGACGAGTCGTCGCCGATTCCGGACCTCGTGGTGCCGTCGCTCGCCGACCTGTCCGTGGACGGCGTCATGGACGTGGTGTACCGGTGACCGAACGCAGTGTGAGGACACGCGGATTCGAACGACTGAAGGGAAATCGAATGAGAACGACTATGGACGGAACCGTCGGTTCTCGCCCAACGGCGAGAATCGCGGACGAACGGGGAGGAACGGACACGGATGAGTGA
- a CDS encoding SDR family NAD(P)-dependent oxidoreductase, translating to MGSLHFDYDGETVIVTGASSGIGRAIALRFGEAGATVINADVREEPKSDGEPTHEKIRDEHEGSAEFVETDVSKPGELEAVVEAARDYGGVDVMVNNAAMQHSEDFLDVDQEDFDDLHHTNIRGYFFGIQAAAKDMIDRDEPGCIVNTASISSEVAQHDQVQYDSTKGAIKMITRGTALELAEHDIRVNAVAPGQIATEFTEGWSDEAEDAAGEGGFIKPVPMGRAGYPEDIAGPALFLASDDADYITGELLYIDGGWTAI from the coding sequence ATGGGAAGCCTTCACTTCGATTACGACGGCGAGACGGTCATCGTCACGGGTGCGAGTTCGGGTATCGGTCGCGCGATAGCCCTCCGGTTCGGCGAGGCGGGGGCGACCGTCATCAACGCCGACGTGCGCGAGGAGCCAAAATCGGACGGCGAACCAACCCACGAGAAGATTCGGGACGAACACGAGGGGAGCGCCGAGTTCGTGGAGACCGACGTGTCCAAGCCCGGCGAACTGGAGGCCGTGGTCGAGGCCGCCCGCGACTACGGCGGCGTGGACGTCATGGTCAACAACGCCGCGATGCAGCACAGCGAGGATTTCCTCGACGTGGATCAGGAGGACTTCGACGACCTCCACCACACCAATATCCGGGGCTACTTCTTCGGTATTCAAGCCGCCGCCAAGGACATGATCGACCGCGACGAACCGGGCTGTATCGTCAACACCGCCTCCATCAGTTCCGAGGTCGCCCAGCACGATCAGGTCCAGTACGATTCCACGAAGGGCGCGATAAAGATGATAACGCGCGGCACGGCGCTCGAACTCGCCGAACACGACATCCGAGTCAACGCCGTCGCCCCCGGTCAGATCGCCACCGAGTTCACCGAGGGGTGGAGCGACGAAGCCGAGGACGCCGCCGGTGAAGGCGGCTTCATCAAACCGGTCCCGATGGGACGGGCGGGCTACCCCGAGGACATCGCCGGTCCCGCGTTGTTCCTGGCCAGCGACGACGCGGATTATATTACGGGCGAACTGTTGTACATCGACGGCGGTTGGACGGCGATTTAG
- a CDS encoding NAD(P)/FAD-dependent oxidoreductase: MSRKIAVLGSGYAGVAALQSLEEELEGEADITWVSETDYHLLLHEVHRCIRDPSVREKVVIPVEELKDDDTEFVQARVTGLDVDERVVHLDEGDDVEYDYCVVCLGSQTAFYGIDGLEEHALTLKSLGDAMTINQKLSAAVSDATDDDPAQVVIGGAGLSGIQTAGEVAAYRDERDAPVEIHLIEMEDEIFPGHDHEFQGAIRNKLDAKDIEISTGTVVSEVDEAKIYFENGDPLQYDAFVWAGGVTGEDALSDADIEKDHNRAYSSSTFKTSDDRVLAIGDAALVDQDAEGGPLSEQDAWEAIVHPDTDDVPPPTAEAAMEEGEHVGKNVARMIDGREPVHWSYINKGTVVSVGEEAVAHDVIGIPLNTFSGPGARVLKKVISARWIGESYSWPAAAKAWTDM; encoded by the coding sequence ATGTCACGGAAAATTGCCGTCCTCGGCTCGGGATACGCCGGGGTCGCGGCCCTACAGAGTCTCGAAGAGGAATTGGAAGGGGAAGCGGACATCACGTGGGTATCGGAAACCGACTATCACCTCCTGTTGCACGAGGTGCATCGCTGTATCCGGGACCCGTCGGTCCGGGAGAAGGTCGTCATTCCGGTGGAGGAACTCAAGGACGACGACACCGAGTTCGTGCAGGCGCGGGTCACCGGACTCGACGTGGACGAGCGCGTGGTCCATCTGGACGAGGGCGACGACGTCGAGTACGACTACTGCGTGGTCTGTCTCGGCAGCCAGACCGCCTTCTACGGCATCGACGGGTTGGAGGAACACGCGCTCACGCTGAAGAGCCTGGGCGACGCGATGACCATAAATCAGAAACTCTCGGCGGCGGTTTCGGACGCGACCGACGACGATCCAGCACAGGTCGTCATCGGCGGGGCCGGACTGTCCGGCATCCAGACCGCGGGCGAGGTGGCCGCGTATCGCGACGAACGTGACGCGCCCGTCGAAATCCACCTCATCGAGATGGAAGACGAGATTTTCCCCGGCCACGATCACGAGTTTCAGGGGGCGATTCGGAACAAACTGGATGCGAAGGACATCGAAATTTCGACCGGCACGGTCGTCTCTGAGGTCGACGAGGCGAAGATTTACTTCGAGAACGGCGACCCGCTCCAGTACGACGCCTTCGTCTGGGCGGGCGGCGTAACCGGAGAGGACGCGCTGTCCGACGCCGACATCGAGAAGGACCACAACCGCGCCTATTCGAGTTCGACGTTCAAGACGAGCGACGACCGGGTGCTGGCCATCGGCGATGCGGCGCTCGTGGACCAGGACGCGGAGGGGGGTCCGCTCTCCGAACAGGACGCCTGGGAGGCAATCGTCCATCCCGACACGGACGACGTGCCGCCGCCGACGGCCGAAGCGGCGATGGAGGAGGGCGAGCACGTCGGGAAAAACGTCGCTCGGATGATCGACGGCCGCGAACCCGTCCACTGGTCGTACATCAACAAGGGCACCGTCGTCTCCGTCGGGGAGGAGGCGGTCGCACACGACGTCATCGGGATTCCGCTCAACACGTTCAGCGGGCCGGGCGCTCGCGTCCTCAAGAAGGTCATCTCGGCTCGATGGATCGGCGAGTCATACTCGTGGCCAGCAGCGGCGAAAGCATGGACGGACATGTGA